The Gemmatimonas aurantiaca T-27 DNA segment CTTCTCCGTCATGAGACGACCGACCTGCCCTTTGTACGCGCGCACGCCGGTGTCTTCGAACGCCATGGCGAGCGCCTTGAAAGTTTCGTACTGCGTGGCGCCAAAGTTGAAACCCGCGAGTGCGCCCTTGGCGGTGTAGTCGAAGGTGGGTTTGGCCACCGGCGTGGCACCACGCGCCGCGATGAGACCCTGCAACGCCGTCACGTGCGCAACTTCATGATCGCGAATGGTGCCGAACAGTGTGCGGTCTTCCGTGGGAATGAGTCCCGACGCGGCCACACCACGCGTGTAGAAGTCGGCTTCCAGATGCTCCAGCAGCAGCGCGAACTGCAACACATCCAGGACATCGGCAGGATCGGCGGCGCGCATGGCGCTCTTCGTCGAATAGATGGGCATCGTTCGATCCTCAACCGTTGTTGTTGGGGCCCTGCACAAACGCCGTCGGGGCGTTGGCGAAGCCAAGCTTGTCCACCACAAATCCCTGCGCCGCCGCTGCGACCTTGGATGGACTGAACACGTCATCGAACGCGGTGGGAGAAAACGCGCTCGACTTGGGTGAGATCAAATCACGAATGGCCGATGCATGACGAGCCTCGACAGAGACGATCTTGCCGGCGATGGTGAGATTGGCCGCACTGGTGAGGTACTGCCCCGCACCGTTGTAGGCGGCCACGCCCAGATCTTCGAACGTGCGCGCGGTGGTCAACACCGACGTGCGATCGTCGAAGTTCACATTCGGATACGACGTGGTGAGTGTGAAACCGTTGCTGGCACCCAGGGCGGCTTTCAGGAACTCCCGATGCGCAATCTCGTGATTGCGGATGTCGGTGAGCAGTGTGCGTTCGGCGGCCGGAATATTCGAACTGCTGAACCGGTCAACGACACGTGTGTAAAAATCCGCCTCAAGCTGTTCGAGCGCATAGGCGAACTGCAGGACGGCGATATCGCCCTTGGCAAAATCGATGGTGAGGGCGTTGCCGCTGCCCGGTGGGGTTGGGCCGGTCATGCCGTCGTTGTCGTCGGAGCATGCGGTGAGCATGCCAGGCAAAAAGACAGCAGCTCCGCCCACCGCCATCAGCCGGAGCAGGTCCCGGCGAGTACGCGGAGTCGCGAGCAGGCCGGCGTCGGCGATATGCAGTGCAGGACGTTGAGCCATGGAATCCTCCAGACATGGAGTGATTGGGTCGATCGGACCCATGGCTACGTGCACGGCGTTCGTGCTGGATTCATTCCTGCGCGCCGTATTCGGGCTCGCGGTGTGTTGCAGCTCACATAGGCGGTGCCACGAACCGCTTGGACGCCTGCTCGTAACTGTGCGCCAGTGCCAACAATCTGGCATCGCTGCCTGGCAATCCTACGAATGACAGATTGCCTGCCGGCAGTCCCTGCGCATCGTATCCCGCCGGCACCGACACCTCGGGCAAGCCCAGCGTATTGCCATACCCCAGTGTCGTGCGCACGTCGGGCCATCGATCGCTGGCCAGGGGCGCGCCGAAGGGCATGGTGGGATACACCATCGCGTCGAAGCGTTGTGCCTGCATGGCAGCGGCAAGCTGGGCCACGACGGTCTCACGTGACTTGAGAAACGACCGACTGGCGGCATCCTGTTCGTACGGCTGCTCCATCTGCAGGGCCATCGCTTCCCACGTCTCCGGCAACACATCATAGAACGCGCGATAGGCGGTGAGTCCGCGACGTACCATCGCACGCGCATCGTCGAGTGAGCCACCCTGCGCTTCGACCTGGCCGGCGAAGTACCGCAGTAGTGCGTTGGCCGTGGGCGCGGGAGCATTGGCGTTCGGTTCCACATCGCCACGCGCTTTCGAGGCGGCCGACATCTGTTCCTGCACCGACGCGCGGTTCACCGGAGACGTGAACGGTTCCACGATGGCTCCGGCCGCAACGCAATCGGCCATAGCCCGATCGAAGATCTGCACGGTGTCCGGTCGCATCTGCGCGCGCGGTACATGGAACTCCACCAGCCCGAGCCGCGCACCACGCAGTGCTTCGCCGCGCAACGCGGCCAGTGCACCCCGGGTATGCGGCGTCGTGAGAGCCAGTCCATCCGACGCGTCGGGGCCAGCGATGGCGTCGAGCATCAACGCGGCATCGGCCACCGAGCGTGCCAATGGTCCATGCGTATCGAGCACGGGCCACGTGGGAATCACGCCAGTGCGTGGCACCAGTCCGAAGGTCGGCTTCACACCCACCACGCCGCTGAACTGCGCGGGAATACGATTCGAGCCGCCGTCATCGGTGCCCAGCGCGGCAAACGCAGCACCGCAGGCGACCACCACGGCCGAACCCGCACTCGAGCCACCCGGCGTGCGCAACCCAGCCTGATCGTGCGGATTGCGCACCTGCCCACTCAACGAGCTGGTCCCATTGCCACGATACGCAAAGTCATCAGCGACCGTCTTGCCCAGCAATACCGCGCCGGCCGCGCGCAGCCGCTGCACTTCGAGCGCGTCACGTTGCACCACCTGCGGAAAGAGTTGTGCCCACGCGGCACTCGATGCCGTGGTAGGCAATCCTTTCATATCATAGATCGACTTGGCAAACAGCGGCACACCATCGAGTGGGCCGCGTAACGCCCGTTGCCGAAGTCGGGCGTCCGACGCCCGCGCTTCTTCGAGTGCGGAGTCGGCCAGCAGATCGATCGCGTGCAATGTGGTGCTCAGGCTCCGGCACCGGTCGAGCGCCCGCGTGGTGATCTCCACCGCCGTGTAACTCCCTCGCGCACGCCCCGCCTGATACGCCACGATGCTACCGCGCAGTGGGTCATCCTGCGCCACGGGATCGACGTTCAGCAGATCCATCAGATGGTCCGCCAGGCGTTCCGCCGTGTGTGGGCCGCGTGATGACGTCGGCAAC contains these protein-coding regions:
- a CDS encoding ferritin-like domain-containing protein gives rise to the protein MPIYSTKSAMRAADPADVLDVLQFALLLEHLEADFYTRGVAASGLIPTEDRTLFGTIRDHEVAHVTALQGLIAARGATPVAKPTFDYTAKGALAGFNFGATQYETFKALAMAFEDTGVRAYKGQVGRLMTEKNILNAALAIHTVEARHAAEVRRLRGKKGWITGNSRDDLPAFTQAIYDGEDTLTQAGVAIASLPNASTFGGATGGSEAFDEPLTKEQVTAIILPFLP
- a CDS encoding ferritin-like domain-containing protein; amino-acid sequence: MAQRPALHIADAGLLATPRTRRDLLRLMAVGGAAVFLPGMLTACSDDNDGMTGPTPPGSGNALTIDFAKGDIAVLQFAYALEQLEADFYTRVVDRFSSSNIPAAERTLLTDIRNHEIAHREFLKAALGASNGFTLTTSYPNVNFDDRTSVLTTARTFEDLGVAAYNGAGQYLTSAANLTIAGKIVSVEARHASAIRDLISPKSSAFSPTAFDDVFSPSKVAAAAQGFVVDKLGFANAPTAFVQGPNNNG
- a CDS encoding amidase → MASRRDTLAHLGALFGLSWLPTSSRGPHTAERLADHLMDLLNVDPVAQDDPLRGSIVAYQAGRARGSYTAVEITTRALDRCRSLSTTLHAIDLLADSALEEARASDARLRQRALRGPLDGVPLFAKSIYDMKGLPTTASSAAWAQLFPQVVQRDALEVQRLRAAGAVLLGKTVADDFAYRGNGTSSLSGQVRNPHDQAGLRTPGGSSAGSAVVVACGAAFAALGTDDGGSNRIPAQFSGVVGVKPTFGLVPRTGVIPTWPVLDTHGPLARSVADAALMLDAIAGPDASDGLALTTPHTRGALAALRGEALRGARLGLVEFHVPRAQMRPDTVQIFDRAMADCVAAGAIVEPFTSPVNRASVQEQMSAASKARGDVEPNANAPAPTANALLRYFAGQVEAQGGSLDDARAMVRRGLTAYRAFYDVLPETWEAMALQMEQPYEQDAASRSFLKSRETVVAQLAAAMQAQRFDAMVYPTMPFGAPLASDRWPDVRTTLGYGNTLGLPEVSVPAGYDAQGLPAGNLSFVGLPGSDARLLALAHSYEQASKRFVAPPM